The Procambarus clarkii isolate CNS0578487 chromosome 76, FALCON_Pclarkii_2.0, whole genome shotgun sequence genome includes a window with the following:
- the LOC138357248 gene encoding collagen alpha-1(XXIV) chain-like: MVPPSTWDEVKGGAGVYLEVGLRGVYLQVGLRGVYLEVGLRGVYLQVGLRGVYLQVGLGGVYLQVGLRGVYLQVGLRGVYLQVGLRGVYLQVGLRGVYLQVGLRGVYLQVGLRGVYLQVGLRGVYLQVGLRGVYLQVGLRGVYLQVGLRGVYLQVGLRGVYLQVGLRGVYLQVGLRGVYLQVGLRGVYLQVGLRGVYLQVGLRGVYLQVGLRGVYLQVGLRGVYLQVGLRGVYLQVGLRGVYLQVGLRGVYLQVGLRGVYLQVGLRGVYLQVGLRGVYLQVGLRGVYLQVGLRGVYLQVGLRGQVGLRGVYLQVGLRGVYLQVGLRARGKGGLGGGSSLAQPNLTFTNDVKDRVVEDTALSVVEDTALSVVEDTALSVVEDTALSVVEDTALSVVEDTALSVVEDTALSVVEDTALSVVEDTALSVVEDTALSVVEDTALSVV; this comes from the exons ATGGTGCCACCATCCACG TGGGACGAGGTGAAGGGTGGGGCTGGCGTCTACCTGGAGGTGGGTCTTAGGGGCGTCTACCTGCAGGTGGGTCTTAGGGGCGTCTACCTGGAGGTGGGTCTTAGGGGCGTCTACCTGCAGGTGGGTCTTAGGGGCGTCTACCTGCAGGTGGGTCTTGGGGGCGTCTACCTGCAGGTGGGTCTTAGGGGCGTCTACCTGCAGGTGGGTCTTAGGGGCGTCTACCTGCAGGTGGGTCTTAGGGGCGTCTACCTGCAGGTGGGTCTTAGGGGCGTCTACCTGCAGGTGGGTCTTAGGGGCGTCTACCTGCAGGTGGGTCTTAGGGGCGTCTACCTGCAGGTGGGTCTTAGGGGCGTCTACCTGCAGGTGGGTCTTAGGGGCGTCTACCTGCAGGTGGGTCTTAGGGGCGTCTACCTGCAGGTGGGTCTTAGGGGCGTCTACCTGCAGGTGGGTCTTAGGGGCGTCTACCTGCAGGTGGGTCTTAGGGGCGTCTACCTGCAGGTGGGTCTTAGGGGCGTCTACCTGCAGGTGGGTCTTAGGGGCGTCTACCTGCAGGTGGGTCTTAGGGGCGTCTACCTGCAGGTGGGTCTTAGGGGCGTCTACCTGCAGGTGGGTCTTAGGGGCGTCTACCTGCAGGTGGGTCTTAGGGGCGTCTACCTGCAGGTGGGTCTTAGGGGCGTCTACCTGCAGGTGGGTCTTAGGGGCGTCTACCTGCAGGTGGGTCTTAGGGGCGTCTACCTGCAGGTGGGTCTTAGGGGCGTCTACCTGCAGGTGGGTCTTAGGGGCGTCTACCTGCAGGTGGGTCTTAGGGGCGTCTACCTGCAGGTGGGTCTTAGGGGCGTCTACCTGCAGGTGGGTCTTAGGGGCGTCTACCTGCAGGTGGGTCTTAGGGGCCAGGTGGGTCTTAGGGGCGTCTACCTGCAGGTGGGTCTTAGGGGCGTCTACCTGCAGGTGGGTCTTAGGGCGAGGGGAAAAGGTGGGCTAGGAGGTGGGTCTTCGTTGGCCCAACCCAACCTGACCTTCACCAATGATGTAAAAGATCG TGTAGTGGAAGACACTGCTCTCAGTGTAGTGGAAGACACTGCTCTCAGTGTAGTGGAAGACACTGCTCTCAGTGTAGTGGAAGACACTGCTCTCAGTGTAGTGGAAGACACTGCTCTCAGTGTAGTGGAAGACACTGCTCTCAGTGTAGTGGAAGACACTGCTCTCAGTGTAGTGGAAGACACTGCTCTCAGTGTAGTGGAAGACACTGCTCTCAGTGTAGTGGAAGACACTGCTCTCAGTGTAGTGGAAGACACTGCTCTCAGTGTAGTCTGA